The genome window tttaaatatgatatctcattatatcaatatcaagATTTTACATGAAACAgacaaataaaaccaaattggatttaaaaataaaagtttagatttttcttttaaatttttcatagAATTTACTGTGAAGTAATCgcactttttaaattattaagaataaataattgaaaatcGAAAAAAATAGAAGAAATTATAAGAATGTGGAAAAATGGTGTACTTACCACAGGTCTCtatggaaagaaaaaaatattattcaattaAATGTTATGCAATAATATGTTTGTGATAATTTAATAGATAACAAGTTATAATTTAAGTATTAAGGACATGTGATTCGGTTGGTATGTATTTTTACAATTGATTCTATCAAGTTGATATTCTACACCTTGTCTTCAACAAAGATTCCAAATTTATCAATTAGCTGATAATTAGGATGTTAATTGGTGTTGCAGATTATATGGTAAATGTCTTTCACTTCATACGAGTTGTTACAGAACACAAAATTTGCAATAAATTCGGTCATAATTCGCTCACCAGTTCTAGAAGAGTAGATATGAGAGATTCCCGGGCTGGTAACATATGTAGATGTATGGGAGGTGTCCGAACAGAAGTTAGGAACCTCAGTAGCGTACGTCACATCACCAGTCTGAGATATAATCTAGAATTGATATCATAAATTCTTGTTTTAATAAACTTAATATTGTACTAAATAAGGCATTGTGATATATAATTCTCATTCTTTAAATCATTAGACTTTTAATTCTATTAATGTTATCGATGTTAATCATTGTCTGAGTCTCACTCACCATAGAGTTAACATACATAATGGCGTGTCTTCAATGGAGAGGAGAACCCTCACTACTCCCCAGTGCCTGGTTCTATTCTCCTTACCCAGTAACGTCAGTTATATTTGTTATCCATGTGTGTTTTATCTATGCTTGCTTCTTTCgcattattttgttattcatttattatttcaacgtgaacaaaatggaaaaattaacactttttttatctttatgggaacacatgtttttatataaaaacatgccagacaacacaacatgtatacatacatacaatacgttatctactgtgaatcggcgagagtaggccttacatacgcaatgtacgtttgggtgtttcgaaatatcaatgaaacggaatcctacaattgtagctttacaatacttgtaatagatatctctaatatttattgaagtgtttgaaacaacaatataaatataagctaacattttgagagcggtaaacgtttacagtagtgggcctacctgtgtttgtacatgttcctcgaaacgacgtccgatacatttgaaaatctccaaaatccggaaataatgacatggaactatgtaaacatccgtgtattcaagaaatttcaaacgtgaactgattaagtagaactcaagtgatcacaaaattgaagaaactctctgtttgtcacacctcctatacatacaatataaaagCTACTTACAAAACAGCTAAACCGGTGTGTGGTGGAGCCGTCTACAGTGACGTCATTATTCCACACCGATAAGAATGTGTAGCTGTCGTTAGCGATGGAATGGAGGCAGGTCAATGAACCCCCGCCTGAAAATTGATtgtgatttatttgaaaatgtcaAAGTAACCACTTGGGTTATCATGGAAAGTATGcatatttgtgatattataGAATATTTGGCAATGTTAAATGCTACCCAAAATATACAACTCAATACATCAGTTACAGAATTAGATTATGCACGGTGCTTAGTTTTTGATTtgtcaaaatgaaaatttgagcTTCCATTAAAACGGTATTTTAGAAGAAATTGCCAAACAAAGAAATCTCCGATatacatttttctatataaataatagccaataacatttttaaaacacaaatatacatgtatataatatatggtgttagaattattttattattaagaTTTTATTCGATcatgattgtgaaaaaatgaGAAATTTTTAGAGTtggtaaaataataaataatctcTCGGGAACAAACAATAATAGATTTTAACTCACTTGAAAAGATAAGACCGGATGTACAAGAGGCATATGTATGATTAAGAAGTGTTTTGTCAGAGCATGCGTCAAATGTGTTTCCGGTGCATGTAGTACTTCCGGCAGCATTCGATACCGTTATATTGTCGTATTTTGCCAGGAAAGCCTCTGGACAAGTTGCCTGCGCATGTCCGGATTCAACAGAACCTACCAATCAATTAGTTGTGAAATCAGTTGAAATATCCATGCACATGTCTTTTTCAAAAATACCTACATTATATAAGttttaaacttaaataaatagttgaaaatataaattaaagatTCTGACTGTCTCACAGTATCTTTCAAAAACATAATAGATTAAATCATTTATAATTTGTCAGTTTCAGCCAGTTTATCAACCTTGGCTATGTATAGAGATTATGAATGAAAGAATGATAGTCATCCAATGCCAGTGGCATTTACCGTCTGTCCGTGGCTTACGTGTTTCCTGAATTTTATTGAAAAGTAACCCATTCACATAAACTGAACTCAGACATATTTAATTGTTATGACTTTGTTAATAAGGATACTTTCTATTCATTGTTATGATATTTTGGAAACATGGGTTAATATTCATGTACTATTGACAAGGCGATCAATATGTAGTAAATTGTCTCACCGTTTTTTATTAGCGTGATAAATGAGCCATCGTGGTACGGCTCAGGTGCGTTACAGGCGTCCGACATGGACACAGCAAGTCCGTCCACACGGGCATATATGTAATCGTTGTTGGTGGTACTCAGTTCTACAATATAACCAAAATCATCATGTGGGTTATTATTTGTAAAAAACAAAGTTGATGCTAGGAATTAtactattttgaaatattatgttttgtgttgagGCGCCTGTTGTTCAATGCTTGTTATTATTCGTCTGTTTTGTATCTCGAGCGTTTGGTGTAAGCATAACTGTTTTTTCGGTGTCGTTAGCAGTGAGAGAGGGCAAAACACTCAACTATTACCAAGAGGCACAACATGAACTCTCTCGGAGCACAACTGAACTCGACTCAACATGAACTCTCTCGGAGCACAACATGAACTCTCTCGGAGCACACATGAACTCTCTCGGAACCACGCTTCCAAAGACACCAAAAATCCCACCTTATCAATCAGAAATTGGTACATGCATCAAACTATGTCGGTGAACAATTTTATAAACTGCATCACATGACATGTCCAAAGTATATG of Argopecten irradians isolate NY chromosome 7, Ai_NY, whole genome shotgun sequence contains these proteins:
- the LOC138328403 gene encoding uncharacterized protein, which translates into the protein MSALVTSLDFTCEEQNGYKYFLRATETAFIFGNDYRGYLCLQLRRVSAYKYYYYIGTQLSTTNNDYIYARVDGLAVSMSDACNAPEPYHDGSFITLIKNGSVESGHAQATCPEAFLAKYDNITVSNAAGSTTCTGNTFDACSDKTLLNHTYASCTSGLIFSSGGSLTCLHSIANDSYTFLSVWNNDVTVDGSTTHRFSCFIISQTGDVTYATEVPNFCSDTSHTSTYVTSPGISHIYSSRTGERIMTEFIANFVFCNNSYEVKDIYHIICNTN